Proteins from a genomic interval of Spiroplasma diminutum CUAS-1:
- a CDS encoding rod shape-determining protein, with amino-acid sequence MAGKKPVYVSMDLGTAYTLVYIEGNGIVYNEPSIVAYKIKENKIVAVGEEAYKMIGKGNKNLRIVRPMVDGVITDIKATQAQLNYIFARLRLEKTLKGCVMLLACPSVITELEKSALKKIALNLGASEVFIEEEVKMAALGGGVNINAPTGNLVVDMGGGTTDVAVIASGDIVLSKSVKVAGNYLNEEILKFVRAQYGMEIGIKTAETIKINIGSLAKVADEKSMKVYGRDVVSGLPREIEITPEEMREVLKVPLSRIIELVVQVLEQTPPELAGDIFRNGVVLCGGTALIKGISKYFGDTLQLPTKVGEQPLLAVINGTKKYQSEVFELLRASKIELSY; translated from the coding sequence AGGGAAATGGGATTGTTTATAACGAACCTTCAATTGTTGCTTATAAAATTAAAGAAAATAAAATTGTTGCAGTAGGTGAAGAAGCTTACAAAATGATAGGTAAAGGTAACAAAAATTTAAGAATAGTTAGACCAATGGTTGATGGAGTTATTACTGATATAAAAGCAACTCAAGCTCAATTAAATTATATTTTTGCAAGATTAAGATTAGAAAAAACTTTAAAAGGATGTGTAATGTTATTAGCATGTCCATCAGTTATTACTGAATTAGAAAAATCAGCACTTAAAAAAATTGCACTTAATTTAGGTGCAAGTGAAGTGTTTATTGAAGAAGAAGTTAAAATGGCAGCTTTAGGTGGTGGAGTAAATATTAATGCTCCAACTGGTAACTTAGTTGTTGATATGGGTGGAGGAACTACTGACGTTGCAGTTATTGCATCAGGGGATATAGTTCTTTCAAAATCTGTAAAAGTTGCAGGTAACTATTTAAATGAAGAAATTCTAAAATTTGTAAGAGCACAATATGGAATGGAAATTGGTATTAAGACAGCTGAAACAATCAAAATTAATATTGGTTCATTAGCAAAAGTTGCTGATGAAAAATCAATGAAAGTTTACGGACGTGATGTTGTTTCTGGATTACCAAGAGAAATTGAGATCACACCAGAAGAAATGAGAGAGGTATTGAAAGTACCTTTATCAAGAATTATTGAATTAGTTGTTCAAGTTCTTGAACAAACTCCACCAGAATTGGCAGGAGATATTTTCAGAAATGGAGTTGTTCTTTGTGGAGGAACTGCATTAATTAAAGGTATTTCAAAATATTTTGGAGATACTTTACAATTACCAACTAAAGTTGGTGAACAACCATTATTAGCTGTTATTAATGGAACAAAAAAATATCAATCAGAAGTTTTTGAATTATTAAGAGCTTCAAAAATTGAATTAAGTTATTAA
- a CDS encoding ferredoxin encodes MKKTWIDKPMCIGCMACVQIDETETLFMDDDGFAEANENDLELVECQMVCPTGAVKIGDE; translated from the coding sequence ATGAAGAAAACTTGAATTGATAAACCAATGTGTATAGGGTGTATGGCCTGTGTACAAATTGATGAAACTGAAACTCTTTTCATGGATGATGATGGATTTGCAGAAGCAAATGAAAATGATCTAGAATTAGTAGAATGTCAGATGGTTTGTCCAACTGGAGCTGTTAAAATAGGAGACGAATAA
- the cmk gene encoding (d)CMP kinase, whose translation MKNINIAVDGTAGSGKSSVMIEVAKKINMNFIDTGVMYRAFTKLCLVNDVDFLISEQISDQIKNFNFKYINERSILVNDIDYGKNIFDYDVAENIKYVAKNNDVREFMVREQRKMSQSKNNIVIGRDITTVVLPDAELKIYFDCSVESRAKRRFDQNERKNIKPNVYEDILRQIQQRDDYDKNREVGPLKVSPDSWYLDTSNLSIEQVIELVLKKIEEIK comes from the coding sequence ATGAAAAATATTAATATAGCAGTTGATGGAACAGCTGGATCAGGTAAAAGTTCTGTGATGATAGAAGTTGCTAAAAAAATAAATATGAATTTCATAGATACTGGTGTAATGTATAGAGCATTTACAAAATTATGTTTGGTAAACGATGTAGATTTTTTAATAAGTGAACAAATTTCAGATCAAATTAAAAATTTTAATTTTAAATATATTAATGAACGTTCTATTCTAGTAAATGATATAGATTATGGAAAAAATATTTTTGATTATGATGTAGCAGAAAATATCAAATATGTTGCAAAAAATAATGATGTTCGAGAATTTATGGTTAGAGAACAAAGAAAAATGTCTCAATCTAAAAATAATATAGTAATTGGTAGAGATATTACAACAGTAGTGTTGCCAGATGCAGAATTAAAAATTTACTTTGATTGTTCAGTTGAATCTAGAGCAAAAAGAAGATTTGATCAAAATGAAAGAAAAAATATTAAACCAAACGTTTATGAAGATATCCTAAGACAAATTCAACAAAGAGATGACTATGATAAAAATAGGGAAGTAGGACCTTTAAAAGTAAGTCCAGATTCATGATATTTAGATACAAGCAATTTAAGTATTGAACAAGTTATAGAATTAGTATTAAAAAAAATAGAAGAGATTAAATAA
- the der gene encoding ribosome biogenesis GTPase Der, whose protein sequence is MARKGIVAVVGRPNVGKSTLFNRIIREKKAIVEDKPGVTRDRMYGQAEWLTMPFIVVDTGGITLQDSPFSKEIRMQAEIAIKEADVIVFVINYKDGITQEDEAVAKILYKTHKPVILAVNKYDRKDQFEESYTFMTLGFGEPCLISSTHGIGVGDLLDKVIENMPKFNENNFEEELKLAIVGRPNVGKSSLVNALVGEERMIVSDIAGTTVDAVDTKIKYNGNEYTIIDTAGMRKKGKIYENLEKYSYLRSVTSINKADIVLLILDASQKVADHDTNIGGVAFEENKPIIIIGNKWDLVSNKETNTMKRKEEEIKAYFKYLNYAQVLFLSAKENKRVNKIFEIIDLVQKNIKKRIRTSLLNEIFNKAQLINPAPNHNGGRLKIFYASQVEAYLPTFVLFVNNPEFVHFSYKRFLENQIRSQFDFSGVPITIIFRERK, encoded by the coding sequence ATGGCAAGAAAAGGAATAGTTGCAGTTGTTGGTAGACCAAATGTTGGTAAATCTACATTATTTAATAGAATTATTAGAGAAAAAAAGGCTATTGTTGAAGATAAACCAGGAGTTACAAGAGATAGAATGTATGGTCAAGCAGAATGATTGACAATGCCTTTTATTGTTGTTGATACTGGTGGAATAACATTGCAAGATAGTCCTTTTTCAAAAGAAATTAGAATGCAAGCTGAAATAGCAATTAAAGAAGCTGATGTAATAGTTTTTGTAATTAACTATAAAGATGGGATCACTCAAGAAGATGAAGCTGTTGCAAAAATATTATATAAGACTCATAAACCAGTTATTTTAGCTGTTAATAAATATGATAGAAAAGATCAATTTGAAGAATCATATACGTTTATGACCCTTGGTTTTGGTGAACCTTGTTTAATATCTTCTACTCATGGTATAGGAGTAGGAGATTTATTAGATAAAGTAATTGAAAATATGCCTAAATTTAATGAAAATAACTTTGAAGAAGAATTAAAATTAGCAATAGTTGGTAGACCAAATGTTGGTAAATCAAGTCTTGTAAATGCTCTTGTTGGAGAAGAAAGAATGATAGTCTCTGATATTGCTGGAACAACTGTTGATGCAGTTGATACCAAAATAAAATACAATGGGAATGAATATACAATTATTGATACAGCTGGTATGAGAAAAAAAGGTAAGATATATGAAAATCTAGAAAAATATAGTTATCTTAGATCTGTTACAAGTATTAATAAAGCAGATATTGTTTTATTAATTTTAGATGCAAGTCAGAAAGTAGCAGATCATGATACAAATATTGGTGGGGTTGCATTTGAAGAAAATAAACCTATAATAATTATTGGTAATAAATGAGATTTAGTTTCCAATAAGGAAACAAATACTATGAAGAGAAAAGAAGAAGAAATTAAAGCATATTTTAAATATTTAAATTATGCTCAGGTTTTATTCTTATCAGCAAAAGAAAATAAAAGAGTAAATAAAATTTTTGAAATTATTGATTTAGTTCAAAAAAATATTAAAAAAAGAATTAGAACCAGTTTACTAAATGAAATTTTTAATAAGGCTCAATTAATTAATCCTGCTCCAAATCATAATGGAGGTAGATTAAAAATATTTTACGCTTCTCAAGTTGAAGCATATCTTCCAACATTTGTTTTATTTGTAAATAACCCAGAATTTGTACACTTTTCTTATAAGAGATTTTTAGAAAATCAAATAAGATCACAATTTGACTTTAGTGGTGTACCAATAACAATCATTTTTAGAGAGAGGAAATAA
- a CDS encoding NAD(P)H-dependent glycerol-3-phosphate dehydrogenase yields the protein MASEKIAIIGTGAYGTVLANVLADNGHDVIMYGIEEVQVDDINNSHLNSKFFQDLLLNSNIKATTDFAVAMEKANVVILSVPTFALDNAIENVIKYGKREMHIINVAKGLDEENLDVLSKKIKKKFEGTGVMKSYGGIYGPSVAIEVIMRKPTCVMSCNEDEKIATYIAKLFSNEYFVVKVSTDVIGCEIAAALKNSVAIAAGILHGFSAADNSKASLITIGNAEIYNVAKHFGAKIETFMNFATLGDLILTASSLKSRNFSLGVQIAQKDDAKKVLTSHKNTVEGVLSCKLVYEMCKKYKISAPMFEILYKILYNNHKPSGLVNDFFQHAKVV from the coding sequence ATGGCAAGCGAAAAAATAGCAATAATAGGAACAGGAGCTTATGGAACAGTTTTAGCAAATGTTTTAGCTGATAATGGACATGATGTAATTATGTACGGAATTGAAGAAGTTCAAGTAGATGATATTAATAATAGCCATTTAAATTCTAAGTTTTTTCAGGACTTATTACTTAATTCAAATATTAAAGCAACTACAGATTTTGCAGTTGCAATGGAAAAGGCAAACGTTGTAATTTTAAGTGTTCCAACTTTTGCGTTAGATAATGCAATTGAAAATGTTATAAAGTATGGAAAGCGTGAAATGCATATAATAAACGTTGCAAAAGGGCTTGATGAAGAAAATCTTGATGTTTTAAGTAAAAAAATTAAAAAGAAATTTGAAGGTACTGGTGTTATGAAAAGTTATGGTGGAATTTATGGTCCATCAGTTGCAATTGAAGTAATCATGAGAAAACCAACTTGTGTTATGAGTTGTAATGAAGATGAAAAAATAGCAACATATATTGCGAAATTATTCTCAAATGAGTATTTTGTTGTTAAAGTATCAACTGATGTTATTGGTTGTGAAATTGCAGCTGCATTAAAAAATAGTGTTGCAATTGCCGCTGGAATTCTACATGGATTTTCAGCAGCAGATAACTCAAAAGCTTCTTTAATAACTATTGGTAATGCAGAAATATATAATGTTGCGAAACATTTTGGTGCCAAAATAGAAACTTTTATGAATTTTGCAACTTTAGGTGATCTAATTCTTACAGCTTCATCGTTGAAATCAAGAAACTTTTCTCTAGGAGTTCAAATTGCTCAAAAAGATGATGCAAAAAAAGTTTTAACCTCTCATAAGAACACTGTTGAAGGGGTTTTATCTTGTAAATTAGTCTATGAAATGTGTAAAAAATATAAAATTAGTGCACCAATGTTTGAAATACTATATAAAATACTATACAATAATCATAAGCCTAGTGGGTTAGTTAATGATTTTTTCCAACACGCTAAGGTAGTATAG
- a CDS encoding HU family DNA-binding protein, with product MTKKELSEKLSAEFGSTKAEAERMINYVFDEISNALVKKEEVAIAGFGKFVTAERAAREGVNPATGAKIKIAATTVAKFKVAKQLKEAVAK from the coding sequence ATGACAAAAAAAGAATTATCTGAAAAACTATCAGCTGAATTTGGTAGCACTAAAGCAGAAGCTGAAAGAATGATTAATTATGTTTTTGATGAAATATCAAACGCATTAGTTAAAAAAGAAGAAGTAGCAATTGCAGGATTCGGTAAATTCGTTACTGCTGAAAGAGCTGCTCGTGAAGGTGTAAACCCAGCAACTGGAGCAAAAATTAAAATTGCTGCAACTACTGTAGCAAAATTCAAAGTAGCTAAACAATTAAAAGAAGCAGTTGCTAAATAA
- a CDS encoding DnaD family protein, whose protein sequence is MFELFKSGLISKKALLILNYSKIKINENQLAIILIIMELSNDDQKNFTPSQISEHMMISKEEIEKEIADLLKNRIIKLEQKGKKTILNLTPLFNRLLVDFEERHSNLGQDNNYTFVEKIFNYKLNAEEIEKIENYIELGISKPKIMSLIDEYKINNITELLKKLEENSKKSSVKITMYNWLND, encoded by the coding sequence ATGTTTGAATTATTTAAATCTGGTTTAATAAGTAAAAAAGCTCTTTTAATCTTAAACTACTCAAAAATTAAAATTAATGAAAATCAGTTAGCTATAATACTAATAATTATGGAATTATCAAATGATGATCAAAAAAATTTCACACCATCACAAATTTCAGAACATATGATGATTTCTAAAGAAGAAATTGAAAAAGAAATAGCAGATCTTCTAAAAAATAGAATAATAAAATTGGAACAAAAAGGTAAAAAAACCATTTTAAATCTTACTCCCTTATTTAATAGACTACTTGTAGATTTTGAAGAAAGACACTCAAACTTAGGACAAGATAATAATTATACTTTTGTTGAAAAAATTTTCAATTATAAACTTAACGCTGAAGAAATTGAAAAGATTGAGAACTATATTGAATTAGGAATCTCAAAACCAAAAATAATGTCATTAATTGATGAATATAAAATTAATAATATTACTGAATTACTTAAAAAATTAGAGGAAAATTCTAAAAAAAGTTCAGTAAAAATAACTATGTATAATTGATTAAATGATTAA
- a CDS encoding Holliday junction resolvase RecU, producing the protein MILKNKGMYLETLINNSINRLDENNALIYKMPISNNILSVENNIITARLNKNYFCDYIGLWNGFYLEFEAKETEMEFFNLRNIKKHQLNKLEKVKNNKGIGFLLIYFHIYEKLFLLNISDLKNIKTQKIPFKYFQDNFLEIDISGIYFDFNILFNHLINYT; encoded by the coding sequence ATGATTTTAAAAAATAAAGGTATGTATTTAGAAACATTAATAAACAATAGTATTAATAGATTAGATGAAAATAATGCTCTTATATATAAAATGCCTATAAGTAATAATATTCTTTCTGTTGAAAATAATATTATTACTGCAAGATTAAATAAAAACTATTTTTGTGATTATATTGGACTTTGAAATGGTTTTTATTTAGAATTTGAAGCAAAAGAAACTGAAATGGAATTTTTTAATTTAAGAAATATAAAGAAACATCAACTTAATAAATTAGAAAAAGTAAAAAATAATAAGGGTATTGGCTTTTTACTTATTTACTTTCATATATATGAAAAGTTATTCCTTTTAAATATTTCAGATCTTAAGAATATTAAAACTCAAAAAATACCCTTCAAATATTTCCAAGATAACTTTTTAGAAATAGATATTTCAGGTATTTATTTTGATTTTAATATATTATTTAATCATTTAATCAATTATACATAG
- a CDS encoding DivIVA domain-containing protein, translated as MADYIKLTKQDIINKDFEVEFKGYKVEEVDSFLDIIAEDYKVFTEREIKREEKITALEENVNRLSNELTQTLATLKLSESQMDALARAGLNSSDLIKRIANLEKDKFNK; from the coding sequence ATGGCAGATTATATTAAATTAACAAAGCAAGATATTATCAATAAAGACTTTGAAGTTGAATTTAAAGGTTATAAAGTAGAAGAAGTGGATTCTTTTCTAGATATAATTGCAGAAGATTATAAAGTTTTTACTGAAAGAGAAATTAAAAGAGAAGAAAAAATAACTGCATTAGAAGAAAATGTAAATAGATTGTCAAATGAATTAACTCAAACTTTGGCAACTTTAAAATTAAGTGAAAGTCAAATGGATGCTCTAGCAAGAGCTGGTTTGAATAGTTCTGATTTAATTAAGAGAATTGCTAATTTAGAAAAAGACAAGTTTAACAAATAA
- a CDS encoding CinA family protein produces the protein MNELFQYLKLNNLTISTCESFTGGYFANEITNIQGVSQYYKGSFVCYSDEYKINVLDIDIEIIKKYSSVSKEVLNLMLKNTYKKLKTDIVLAFTGFAPPKDDNPKSGLSYIGFKKQDNISIFEFKVDQDITREQYKNKACNFLIDKLLNS, from the coding sequence ATGAACGAATTATTTCAATATTTAAAACTAAATAATTTAACAATATCTACTTGTGAGTCTTTCACCGGAGGATATTTTGCAAATGAAATAACAAATATTCAAGGTGTAAGTCAATATTATAAAGGTAGTTTTGTTTGTTATAGTGATGAATATAAAATAAATGTTTTAGATATTGATATAGAAATAATTAAAAAATATAGTTCAGTTTCAAAAGAAGTATTAAATTTAATGTTAAAAAATACTTATAAAAAACTTAAAACTGATATAGTTCTTGCATTTACAGGTTTTGCTCCACCAAAGGATGATAATCCAAAATCTGGATTAAGTTATATTGGTTTTAAAAAGCAAGATAATATATCTATTTTTGAATTTAAAGTTGATCAAGACATTACAAGAGAGCAATATAAAAATAAAGCTTGTAATTTTTTAATAGATAAATTGTTAAATAGCTAA
- the recA gene encoding recombinase RecA has translation MIEKTLEKNKNEVLLNMSNNNIYDDPAFKNVLKDIEKTFGKGSIMKLGDSVNSVIEVIPSGSFLLDRAIGVGGYPKGRIIEIYGPESSGKTTLSLHAIAEAQKNEGRAAFIDAEHALDPRYAQNIGVDINNLVVAQPDSGEQALDILEMLVKSNTIDIVVVDSVAALVPKAELEGEMSDQQIGLQARLMSKALRKLNGIVSKTNTTVIFINQLREKVGVIFGNPETTPGGRALRFYSSLRLEVRKGETISTNGEATANKVKIKVVKNKVAPPFKTCQITIAYNKGVEKDLEVIEMATIYNVLTKAGVWYSYKDEKIGQGKESVREWFNKNPDKYIEIQNKLKECIE, from the coding sequence ATGATTGAAAAAACATTAGAAAAAAATAAAAATGAGGTACTTTTAAATATGAGTAACAATAATATTTATGATGATCCAGCCTTTAAAAACGTATTAAAAGATATTGAAAAAACTTTTGGTAAAGGTTCAATTATGAAATTGGGTGATTCAGTAAACTCTGTTATTGAGGTCATTCCAAGTGGAAGTTTTTTATTAGATAGAGCAATTGGAGTTGGGGGTTATCCAAAGGGAAGAATCATTGAAATTTATGGTCCTGAATCAAGTGGTAAAACAACACTTTCTTTACATGCAATTGCTGAAGCACAAAAAAATGAAGGTAGAGCTGCGTTCATTGATGCAGAACATGCGTTAGACCCAAGATATGCTCAAAATATCGGAGTAGATATTAATAATTTGGTTGTAGCACAACCAGACTCAGGAGAACAAGCATTAGATATTTTGGAAATGTTAGTGAAATCAAACACTATTGATATTGTAGTTGTTGATTCAGTTGCAGCACTTGTTCCAAAAGCTGAACTTGAAGGGGAAATGTCAGACCAACAAATTGGTCTTCAAGCTAGGTTGATGTCAAAAGCTTTAAGAAAATTAAATGGTATCGTTTCAAAAACAAATACAACTGTAATTTTTATTAATCAATTAAGAGAAAAAGTCGGAGTAATATTTGGTAATCCTGAAACTACTCCTGGTGGAAGAGCTTTAAGATTTTATTCTTCATTGAGACTTGAAGTAAGAAAAGGTGAAACTATTTCTACAAATGGAGAAGCAACTGCAAATAAAGTTAAAATTAAAGTTGTTAAAAATAAAGTAGCTCCGCCATTTAAGACTTGTCAAATAACAATTGCCTATAATAAAGGAGTTGAAAAGGACTTAGAAGTCATTGAAATGGCAACTATTTATAATGTTTTAACAAAAGCTGGTGTTTGATATTCTTATAAAGATGAGAAAATTGGTCAAGGAAAAGAATCTGTAAGAGAATGATTTAACAAAAATCCTGATAAATATATTGAAATTCAAAATAAATTAAAGGAATGTATAGAATAA
- the rny gene encoding ribonuclease Y, with protein MLVTIIWEYIYIAILTFVLIILTGLIGFVIYLLKSRRRKYILKKANDESKEIKMRIIAEAKSEAASIKLNVENEAKYIREEIFLEEKSLRDKKLKFFEELEELSKKEETLVEEKININKIKKQLELEKNRVQSLLEETSNLTEEEIKTELFNIVENKYLNELSNKIKDFEKELKKNSEQKACDILIDAMQTCHVEVTSEKNTTYFELEHDSLKGKIIGKEGRNIKTFQSYGGVDLIIDDTPNRITISSFNPIRREIAYLTLTELLKSTRLYPATIEEQLILQEEKLDKHCYQIGLETLKELKVDDLPDEIISMVGKLKFRYSYGQNALQHSIEVANISRRIAIELGLNEKIALKAGLLHDIGKAVDFEKEGSHVTLGVEVLKKYGIENNIVNAVEAHHNDVEKESYYAEIVSIADTLSAARPGARNNDTQEYFARMQELEEICLNQEGVLKAYVLKAGREIRVMVNPTIVDDYSMNKILYNLKENIKKINKTPGDIYITIIREKRETIRL; from the coding sequence ATGCTAGTTACAATAATTTGAGAATACATATATATTGCGATTTTAACTTTTGTACTAATAATTTTGACAGGACTAATTGGTTTTGTTATTTATTTACTAAAGTCTCGTCGACGCAAGTATATTTTAAAAAAAGCAAATGACGAATCTAAAGAAATTAAAATGAGAATTATAGCTGAAGCCAAATCTGAAGCAGCATCAATTAAGTTGAATGTTGAAAATGAGGCAAAATATATTCGAGAAGAAATTTTCTTAGAAGAAAAAAGTTTAAGAGATAAAAAACTAAAGTTTTTTGAAGAATTAGAAGAATTAAGTAAAAAAGAAGAAACATTAGTTGAAGAAAAAATTAATATAAATAAAATAAAAAAACAGTTGGAATTGGAGAAAAATAGAGTTCAATCTCTATTAGAAGAAACATCGAATTTAACTGAAGAAGAAATTAAAACAGAACTTTTTAACATTGTAGAAAATAAATATTTAAATGAATTATCAAACAAGATTAAGGATTTTGAAAAAGAATTAAAGAAAAATTCAGAACAAAAAGCTTGTGATATTTTAATTGATGCAATGCAAACTTGTCATGTTGAAGTTACTTCTGAAAAAAATACAACATATTTTGAATTAGAACATGATAGTTTAAAAGGAAAAATAATTGGTAAAGAAGGAAGAAATATTAAGACATTTCAATCTTATGGGGGAGTTGATTTAATAATCGATGATACTCCAAATAGAATTACAATTTCTTCATTTAATCCAATTAGAAGGGAAATAGCTTATTTGACTTTAACAGAATTATTAAAGTCAACAAGACTGTATCCTGCAACAATTGAAGAACAATTAATTCTTCAAGAAGAAAAGCTGGATAAACATTGTTATCAAATAGGATTGGAAACTTTAAAGGAATTAAAAGTTGATGATCTTCCAGATGAAATAATAAGTATGGTTGGTAAATTAAAGTTCAGATATAGTTATGGGCAAAATGCTTTACAACATTCAATAGAGGTTGCAAATATATCTAGGAGAATTGCAATTGAATTGGGTTTAAATGAAAAAATAGCACTAAAAGCAGGACTTTTACATGATATAGGAAAAGCTGTGGATTTTGAAAAAGAAGGAAGTCATGTTACTTTAGGTGTTGAAGTACTTAAAAAATATGGTATTGAAAATAACATTGTAAATGCTGTTGAAGCGCATCACAATGATGTTGAAAAAGAATCATATTATGCAGAAATTGTTTCTATTGCTGATACTTTAAGTGCTGCAAGACCTGGTGCAAGAAATAACGATACTCAAGAATACTTTGCAAGAATGCAAGAACTTGAAGAAATTTGCTTAAATCAAGAGGGTGTTTTAAAGGCTTATGTACTTAAAGCTGGAAGAGAAATAAGAGTTATGGTTAATCCAACAATAGTTGATGATTATAGTATGAACAAAATTCTTTATAATTTAAAAGAAAATATAAAGAAAATTAATAAAACTCCTGGAGATATTTACATAACAATTATTAGAGAAAAACGTGAAACTATTAGATTATAA
- the ffh gene encoding signal recognition particle protein, producing MGFGDFLAGRMKKSIEKNLKKTTLNSENIKEVLREIRLALLEADVNVDVVKKFITNIEQKAEGAFIEQGVRADQQMIKIVHSELVEILGKTNKPLEIDKKPSIIMMVGLQGAGKTTTVGKLSHLISKKNKKKTLMVGLDIYRPGAIDQLVELGQKNNLDVFEQGKQNPVKTAKQAIDYAQKNGYEVVILDTAGRLQIDKELMKELNDIRKSVSPQEIILTVDGMTGQDIINVSQEFNNLLKLTGVIVTKLDGDARGGSTLSITDITKLPIKFIGEGEGIGALAEFHPKRMADRILGMGDVETLFEKAADVVDQRTMEKTMKRMFAGQFDLEDLKNQLEQVAKMGNLGGIMKMMPGMNGKINESQIDQAQQKLWVATILMDSMTLKERREPRLLKAINRKQRILKGSGRSEKEYNELLNQFDKGKKQVLEMVKALKSGRMPNMGGMRF from the coding sequence ATGGGATTTGGAGATTTTTTAGCAGGTAGAATGAAAAAATCTATCGAAAAAAACTTAAAGAAAACTACTTTAAATAGTGAGAATATTAAAGAAGTTTTAAGAGAAATTAGATTAGCACTTTTAGAAGCTGACGTAAACGTTGATGTTGTAAAAAAATTTATAACTAATATTGAACAAAAAGCAGAAGGTGCTTTTATTGAACAAGGTGTTAGAGCAGATCAACAAATGATTAAAATTGTCCACTCTGAATTAGTGGAAATTTTAGGAAAAACAAATAAACCTTTAGAAATTGATAAAAAACCATCAATTATTATGATGGTAGGTTTACAAGGTGCTGGTAAAACTACAACAGTAGGGAAACTATCTCATTTAATTAGTAAAAAAAATAAAAAGAAAACATTAATGGTTGGTTTAGACATTTACAGACCAGGAGCTATTGATCAATTAGTAGAATTGGGTCAAAAAAATAATTTAGATGTATTTGAACAAGGAAAACAAAATCCAGTTAAAACTGCAAAACAAGCAATTGATTATGCACAAAAAAATGGCTATGAAGTTGTAATATTGGATACAGCTGGGCGATTACAAATTGATAAGGAACTGATGAAGGAACTAAATGATATTAGAAAATCAGTTTCACCTCAGGAAATAATTCTTACAGTTGATGGTATGACAGGTCAAGATATTATTAATGTTTCACAGGAATTTAATAATTTATTAAAATTAACAGGGGTTATTGTTACTAAACTTGATGGAGATGCTCGTGGGGGATCTACATTATCAATAACAGATATTACAAAACTACCAATTAAATTTATTGGTGAAGGTGAGGGAATTGGTGCTCTTGCTGAATTTCACCCAAAAAGAATGGCAGATAGAATCCTTGGAATGGGTGATGTTGAAACATTGTTTGAAAAAGCAGCTGATGTTGTTGATCAAAGAACAATGGAAAAAACAATGAAAAGGATGTTTGCTGGTCAATTTGATTTGGAAGATTTAAAAAATCAACTTGAACAAGTTGCAAAAATGGGTAATTTAGGTGGAATCATGAAAATGATGCCTGGAATGAATGGAAAAATTAATGAGTCACAAATTGATCAAGCACAACAAAAACTTTGAGTTGCAACAATTTTAATGGATTCTATGACTTTAAAAGAAAGAAGAGAACCAAGACTTTTAAAAGCAATTAATAGAAAACAAAGAATTCTAAAAGGTTCAGGAAGAAGCGAAAAAGAATATAATGAATTGTTAAATCAATTTGATAAAGGAAAAAAACAAGTTCTTGAAATGGTTAAGGCATTGAAATCAGGAAGAATGCCAAATATGGGTGGAATGAGATTTTAA